One Xiphophorus hellerii strain 12219 chromosome 1, Xiphophorus_hellerii-4.1, whole genome shotgun sequence DNA segment encodes these proteins:
- the spryd4 gene encoding SPRY domain-containing protein 4: protein MAIPIRISPLCRWAGRTLSSLSAGHRREVSLSAKRRFICTSTGNHLQFRLDERTAHSSLDLFKKDTGIIYRMLGLDPSKVQDDPERFREWAVVLGDKTISSERHYWEVTVKKSQEFRLGVAEAVMSRDECVGTSSSSWVFGYAQRKWFAMTGSKVVPVTLVGKPDRVGILLDYDAGFVGLVDIEKPRIIHTLRAQFTAPVCPAFGLWDGEILTHSGLEEPEGLK, encoded by the exons ATGGCGATACCCATCAGGATCTCCCCTCTCTGTCGCTGGGCAGGGCGGACATTGTCCTCCCTGTCTGCAGGACACAGGCGGGAAGTCAGTCTGTCAGCGAAAAGGCGCTTTATATGCACATCAACGGGAAACC acCTTCAGTTCAGACTCGATGAGCGTACGGCCCACAGCAGCCTGGACCTCTTCAAGAAAGACACAGGCATCATCTACCGCATGCTGGGCCTCGACCCCTCAAAGGTCCAAGATGACCCCGAGCGTTTCCGAGAGTGGGCCGTCGTGTTGGGCGACAAAACGATTAGCAGCGAACGACACTACTGGGAGGTCACGGTGAAAAAGTCCCAGGAGTTTCGTCTGGGGGTCGCAGAGGCAGTGATGTCCAGAGACGAGTGCGTGGGtaccagcagctcctcctgggTGTTCGGCTATGCTCAGAGGAAGTGGTTCGCCATGACCGGCAGTAAGGTGGTTCCTGTGACTCTGGTGGGGAAGCCGGACAGAGTGGGGATTCTGCTTGACTACGACGCCGGGTTTGTGGGGCTGGTGGACATTGAGAAGCCCAGAATCATTCACACACTCAGAGCTCAGTTCACGGCTCCTGTTTGCCCGGCGTTTGGGCTTTGGGACGGGGAAATCCTCACACACTCTGGTCTGGAGGAGCCAGAAGGCTTGAAGTGA
- the LOC116726925 gene encoding glutaminase kidney isoform, mitochondrial-like — protein MHCLKSLRTTNPGILQLFKNAVISTRLGADISRSQQPVPLWTATIQFHRAFHPHQKGPDEGQEHCKSRLMSSIEDLLFYTITDGKEMIPISQFISALRRTGLLTSDPRLRDCIHQMRQSTLDSMGPVMMDKTLFRRCVGNNIMLLTKAFRKNFIIPDFEDFTHQINRMFENAQQQRGGHVADYIPQLAKFSPDLWGVSVCSTDGQRYSVGDTKIPFCLQSCVKPLEYAISVHEHGTEHVHRFVGKEPSGFKFNKLSLNEEDKPHNPMVNAGAIVISSLIKPHSNKAERFDYVMEFLKSMAGTEYVGFSNATFQSERETGDRNYAIGYYLKEKKCFPDRADMIGALDFYFQLCSIEVTCESGSVMAATLANGGICPITGDRVLSAEAVRNTLSLMHSCGMYDFSGQFAFHVGVPAKSGISGAVLLVVPNVMGMLCWSPPLDRLGNSVRGIHFCQELVSYFNFHNYDNLRHFTKKHDPRRQTDDDPNKSVVNLMFAAYSGDVCALRRFALSAVDMEQRDYDSRTALHIAAAGGHADAVTFLTRICKLNPYIKDRWGNTPLDDAMQFGHDVVVSVLQKYQHEYKDSSSRTEEQNPALDTMKNSV, from the exons ATGCATTGCCTGAAAAGTCTGCGGACGACCAACCCGGGAATCTTGCAgctgtttaaaaatgcagttaTCTCCACCAGACTTGGAGCTGACATCTCCAGGAGTCAGCAACCTGTTCCTCTCTGGACGGCAACAATTCAATTCCACAGAGCCTTTCATCCTCATCAGAAAGGCCCTGATGAGGGCCAAGAACACTGCAA aagCCGGCTCATGTCCAGCATAGAGGACCTGCTTTTTTACACCATCACCGACGGGAAAGAGATGATCCCCATCTCTCAGTTCATCTCT GCATTGAGAAGAACAGGTTTGTTAACGTCTGACCCTCGGCTGCGGGACTGTATCCATCAGATGAGACAGTCTACGCTTGACTCCATGGGACCAGTCATGATGgacaaaacacttttcagaaG GTGTGTCGGCAACAACATCATGTTGCTGACAAAGGCTTTCAGAAAAAACTTCATCATCCCTGACTTTGAGGATTTCACCCACCAGATCAACAGGATGTTTGAGAATGCACAACAGCAAAGAGGAGGGCAT GTAGCCGATTACATTCCTCAGCTGGCTAAGTTCAGTCCGGATCTTTGGGGCGTATCTGTTTGCAGCACCGACGGACAGAG ATACTCAGTGGGCGACACCAAGATTCCCTTCTGCCTGCAGTCATGTGTGAAGCCACTCGAGTACGCCATCTCTGTGCATGAGCATGGCACTGAACACGTTCACCGCTTTGTGGGCAAGGAGCCCAGTGGCTTCAAGTTCAACAAACTGTCACTAAATGAAGAAG ATAAACCACACAACCCCATGGTGAATGCTGGAGCTATCGTCATTAGTTCTTTGATCAAG ccgcATTCAAATAAAGCGGAGAGGTTTGACTAT GTGATGGAGTTCTTGAAAAGTATGGCTGGTACAGAGTATGTGGGATTCAGCAATGCGac TTTCCagtcagagagagagactgGAGATAGAAACTATGCAATTGGTTAttacctgaaagaaaaaaag TGCTTCCCTGACAGGGCAGATATGATCGGAGCCCTTGACTTCTACTTCCAG TTGTGCTCCATTGAGGTGACCTGTGAGTCTGGAAGTGTCATGGCTGCCACACTGGCCAATGGAGGCATTTGTCCAATCACGGGCGATCGTGTGCTCAGTGCTGAAGCCGTTCGCAACACATTGAGTCTGATGCATTCCTGCGGGATGTACGACTTTTCTGGGCAATTTGCTTTCCAT GTGGGGGTGCCTGCCAAATCTGGCATTTCAGGGGCTGTTCTGCTGGTGGTTCCCAACGTTATGGGCATGCTGTGTTGGTCCCCGCCGCTGGATCGGCTCGGAAACAGTGTCAGAGGAATTCACTTCTGTCAA GAGCTTGTTTCTTACTTCAACTTCCATAATTATGACAACCTGAGGCATTTCACCAAGAAACACGACCCGAGGAGACAGACGGACGACGATCCA aaCAAGTCAGTCGTTAATCTGATGTTTGCCGCGTACAGCGGTGACGTCTGTGCTTTGAGGAG GTTCGCGCTGTCAGCTGTTGACATGGAGCAGAGGGATTATGACTCTCGCACCGCTCTCCACATCGCTGCTGCCGGAG GCCACGCGGACGCTGTAACATTCCTGACACGAATATGTAAACTGAATCCGTACATTAAGGACAG ATGGGGCAACACACCCCTTGATGACGCCATGCAGTTTGGCCATGATGTTGTTGTTTCAGTCCTGCAAAAGTACCAACATGAGTACAAAGACTCGTCCAGCCGCACAGAGGAGCAGAACCCCGCTCTGGACACGATGAAGAACTCTGTTTAA